TCTCCCGGTCCTCGGCGACCTCCCGCTCGGCCAGCGACCGGCCGTCCTCCAGCGTGCCCGCGACCGCGGGGTAGAGGTACTGCTCCTCGGCGGAGAGGTGCCGGGTGAGCGTGGCGATCACCACCTCGGCCACGCGGGTGCGCTCCTCGGCGGGCGTGGCCGGGTCGGTCAGCCGGGCGCACAGCTCGGCGATGCGCCGGTGCTCGCCGGTCAGCACGGTGACGATCTCCTCGCCGGCCGGCTTCCAGGACTCGTCGCCGGGCACGTCGGGGAGCGGGGGGAGTGGGAGTGTCACGGGTCCTCCTCGAGGGGGCGACGGATGCGGACGCGTGATTCCCGGCGCGCTCAACCGGCAAACTCCGGCCCGGTCGGGCGGGATGGTAAGAAGGGCGCATGAGCGAAGCGGCCGAGGTTGTCGGGATCTGCCGGGACCTGCTGAGGATCGACACCAGCAACACGGGTGATCCGGAGACCAGCAAGGGCGAACGGGCGGCCGCGGAGTACGTGGCGGAGAAGCTCACCGCGGCCGGGATCGAGCCGGTCGTGCACGAGACGCTGCCGGGCCGCACCTCGCTCGTCGCGCGGATCCCGGGCGCCGACCCCGGCCGCGGCGGCCTGCTCGTGCACGGCCACCTGGACGTGGTGCCGGCCGACGCGAGCGAGTGGACCGTGGACCCGTTCGCCGGCGAGATCCGGGACGGCTACCTGTGGGGCCGCGGCGCGGTCGACATGAAGGACTTCGACGCGATGGTGCTGGCCGTGGTCGGCCGGTGGCATCGTGAGGGGTACGTGCCGCCCCGGGACATCGTGCTCGCGTTCACCGCGGACGAGGAGGCGGGCGGGACGTACGGCGCGAAGGCGCTGGTCGACGAGCGGGCGGACCTGTTCGAGGGCGTGACCGAGGCGATCGGCGAGGTCGGCGGCTACTCGTTCACCGTCAACGACGACCTGCGGCTGTACCTGATCGAGACCGCGCAGAAGGGCATGGACTGGCTGCGGCTGCACGCCCGGGGCCGCCCGGGGCACGGCTCGATGGTGCACGACGACAACGCGGTGACCGCGCTCGCCGAGGCGGTCGCCCGGATCGGCAACCACAAGTTCCCGCTGACCGTGACTCCCACCGTGCGCACGTTCCTGGAGCAGACCACCGAGCTGCTCGGCATCGAACTGGACCTGGACGACCCGGAGAAGGCGATCGCGAAGCTCGGCCCGATCGCGAACATCATCGGCGCCACGGTGCGCAACACCGCGAACCCCACCCGGCTGGACGCCGGCTACAAGGACAACGTGATCCCCGGCCGGGCGTCCGCGACCATCGACTGCCGGACGCTGCCGGGCCAGCACGAGCTCTTCTACGAGCAGTTGCGCGAGCTGATCGGGCCGGACATCGAGATCGACTCCCGGGACCCGCAGCCGGCGCTGGAGACGTCGTTCGACGGCGCGATCGTGGACGCGATGGCGGCCGCGCTGAAGGCGGAGGACCCGGGCGCGCGGGCGGTGCCGTACATGCTGTCCGCGGGCACCGACGCCAAGCACTTCAACCGGCTCGGCATCCGCTGCTTCGGCTTCGCGCCGCTGAAGCTGCCGGCCGACCTGAACTTCTCCGCGCTGTTCCACGGCATCGACGAGCGCGTTCCGGTGGAGGGTCTAGAGTTCGGCACGCGAGTGCTGGACCGATTCCTGCGCGGTTGCTGAGTACACCCCTAGATCTGAGGAAATTTCAATGACTGATGTGCAATCGACCGATCTCGACGCCGCGCTGGAGCGGGTGTTCGAGGCGGCGCGGGCCCACCTCGCGGCGGTCCGGGCCAGCGGTGGGGCGGTCGAGGACGACAACGTCGGCAAGGCGTACGTCGCGCTGAACAACGCCTCGTTCGAGTACGACGAGCTGCTGCTCGACGCGTTCAACGAGGTCACCCCGTGGGACGTGAAGCCGATCGACGAGGACGAGGCGGCGCACGACCACGACCACGACCACGACGCGCCGTCCGACCCGTTCCCGCACGCGATCGCGGTCCGCCAGCGCCGCGACTACCGGGTGCCGAGCGTCTCCGCGCTCATCCGGGTCGCCGAGTCCGCCCGCCGCGCCGCCGCCGGCCCGGACACCGACGACGCCGAGCTGGGCGAGCCGATCACCTCGGTCGGCGAGGCCGTGCTGGAGCTGCTGCAGAGCGGCGACGGTTCGCTCGGCGAGCTGGACATCCCCGAGCTGGAGCCGCTCGACGGCCTGGTCACCGTGACCGAGGTCGCCGCACCGCTGGACCTCGACGCGTTCGAGGAGGAGGACGGCGACGGCCCGTTCGCCCCCGGCCCGGAGGACCGCCTGCTCGGCCGGCTCGACGAGCACCCGTTCCTCGAGGCCCCGGACGAGGAGCGCTAGGCCCTCGGCCCTAGATCGACAGGCCCGGTTGCGGTTGCTCCCGGACCCGGCGGCGCAGCATGACCTGCCGCGTCCCGTCCCGGTACAGCCGCACCCGGGCCAGCTCCCAGCCCGAGAACTCGGCCTGGATCGCCAACTGCGCCGTGGCGGTCATCCGATCGACATTCGCCGGCAACCGCAACGGCGCGTATTCGTAGTCCATGGCGACCAGGATGCTCCCTCGGCGCGACTACCGACAAGCTCTTCCGCCACGTGGCGGCGCACCCCTCCGGCCCGCTCGCATCCCATGACGGCGCGGGATTCGTGACCCGCGTCCCGGACGTCAGTCGTCCCGTTCCGGGTACGCGTAGCCGATCGCGGAGACGTCGTCGAGGGCCAGCGTTATCTCCGTGGGCAGCTCCAGGTACTCCGCCTGCAGCGCCCCGAGCAACTGGCCCACGGTGCGCGCGCCGAGGATCGGCGCGACCACGCCGGGCTGGTCGCGGACCCAGGCCAGCGCGACCTCCAGCGGTGACACGCCGAGCCCACCGGCCGCGGTGACCACCGCCTCCACGATGCTGGAGCTGCGCGGGTCGAGGTAGCTCTCCACGAACGCGGCGAAGTGCGGCGAGACCGCGCGCGAGTCGGCGGGGCGGCCGTTGCGGTACTTACCGGTGAGCACGCCGCGGCCGAGTGGGGACCAGGGCAGCAGGCCGAGGCCGAGCGCGGCGCAGGCGGGCAGCACCTCACGTTCGACGCCGCGCTCCAGCAGCGAGTACTCCATCTGGGTGGCGACCACGGGGGCGCGGCCGGGGTAGGCGGCCTGCCATACGGCGGCGCGGGCGGTCTGCCAGCCGGAGTAGTTGGACAGGCCCACGTAGCGCACCCGGCCGCTGGTCACGGCGTGGTCGAGCGCGGACATGGTCTCCTCCAGCGGCGTGGCCGGGTCGTAGCCGTGCACCTGGAACAGGTCGACGTAGTCGGTGCCGAGCCGGCGCAGCGACGAGTCCAGGCTGCGCAGCAGGTGGCCGCGTGAGCAGTCGCGGCGGCGGCCGGTGCCGGGGCGCACGCCCGCCTTGGTGGCGATGAGCAGGTCCTCGCGCGGGACCAGGCCGCCCAGCAGAGAGCCGATCACCGCCTCGGCGTCGCCGTCGCCGTAGACGTCCGCGGTGTCGACGAGGTTGCCGCCCGCGTCGAGGTAGCTCTTCAACTGCGCGGCCGCGTCGTCGGCGTCGGTGTCCCGGCCCCACGTCATGGTGCCGAGCGCGAGCCGGGAAACCGCCAGCCCGCTTCGGCCGAGCGGTCGCTGTTGCATGGGTGAACCTTATTAAGAACTGTGCCGTACGGATATCCTCGGCGGCACTCTGACGTTACTCGTCGGTATCCGAAATCGGCTAAAGGGGTTGAACGCGGTGAAACTCGGACTCAGCCTGAGCTACCAGTCGCGGTGGAGCACGCCCGCGGACCATCTCGCGCTCGCCCAGGAGGCGGATCGGCTCGGCTACTCCGTCGTCTGGGTGGCCGAGGCGTACGGCTCCGACTCGGTGAGCGTGCTGTCCTGGATCGCCGGCCAGACCTCGCGGATCGACGTCGGCTCCGCGGTGATGCAGATCCCGGCCCGCACGCCGGCCGCGACCGCGATGACCGCGGCCACCATCGACACGTTCTCCGGCGGCCGGTTCCGGCTCGGCCTCGGCGTCTCCGGGCCGCAGGTCTCCGAGGGCTGGCACGGCGTGCGCTTCGACAAGCCGCTCGGCCGCACCCGCGAGTACGTCGACATCGTGCGCCGCGCGCTGCGCCGCGAGGTCCTCGCGTACGACGGCGAGCACTACACGCTGCCGCTGCCGGACGGGCCCGGCAAGGCGCTCAAGCTCGGCTTCCGGCCGCTGCGCGCGGACATCCCGGTCT
This genomic window from Catenuloplanes niger contains:
- a CDS encoding DUF5703 family protein, with protein sequence MDYEYAPLRLPANVDRMTATAQLAIQAEFSGWELARVRLYRDGTRQVMLRRRVREQPQPGLSI
- a CDS encoding M20/M25/M40 family metallo-hydrolase; translation: MSEAAEVVGICRDLLRIDTSNTGDPETSKGERAAAEYVAEKLTAAGIEPVVHETLPGRTSLVARIPGADPGRGGLLVHGHLDVVPADASEWTVDPFAGEIRDGYLWGRGAVDMKDFDAMVLAVVGRWHREGYVPPRDIVLAFTADEEAGGTYGAKALVDERADLFEGVTEAIGEVGGYSFTVNDDLRLYLIETAQKGMDWLRLHARGRPGHGSMVHDDNAVTALAEAVARIGNHKFPLTVTPTVRTFLEQTTELLGIELDLDDPEKAIAKLGPIANIIGATVRNTANPTRLDAGYKDNVIPGRASATIDCRTLPGQHELFYEQLRELIGPDIEIDSRDPQPALETSFDGAIVDAMAAALKAEDPGARAVPYMLSAGTDAKHFNRLGIRCFGFAPLKLPADLNFSALFHGIDERVPVEGLEFGTRVLDRFLRGC
- a CDS encoding aldo/keto reductase, with translation MQQRPLGRSGLAVSRLALGTMTWGRDTDADDAAAQLKSYLDAGGNLVDTADVYGDGDAEAVIGSLLGGLVPREDLLIATKAGVRPGTGRRRDCSRGHLLRSLDSSLRRLGTDYVDLFQVHGYDPATPLEETMSALDHAVTSGRVRYVGLSNYSGWQTARAAVWQAAYPGRAPVVATQMEYSLLERGVEREVLPACAALGLGLLPWSPLGRGVLTGKYRNGRPADSRAVSPHFAAFVESYLDPRSSSIVEAVVTAAGGLGVSPLEVALAWVRDQPGVVAPILGARTVGQLLGALQAEYLELPTEITLALDDVSAIGYAYPERDD